The following is a genomic window from Deinococcus fonticola.
TCTGGGGCGTCCCGCAGGAACGCGCCGAAAACAGGCCGGTGCTGGAAGTCGTGCGCCGCCATACCCTGGAAACCCTGCTGGAACGCGGCGGGGAAATGGAACTGGAAGTCACCGGGCGCACCCTGCGCTGCACCGCCACGCACGACGACGTGGTCAGTGCCCTGATCGTCGAGGACGTTACCGATTACCGCCGCCGCGAAGCCGAACTGCGCGAAGCCGCCGCCGTCCTCTCGCACGAATTCCGCACGCCCGTGACGGCCCTGCGTGGCGTTCTGGAAGCGCTCGAATACGACATGCCTGCCGACCTCGCGCAGAACTTCGTGCGCCAGGGCCTCATGGAAGTCGAACGCCTCGCCCGCCTCGTCGAGGATCTCGCGGTGGGGTTCCGCCCCACCCGTGCCCGCACCCTGCCGCTGGCCGAAACCTTCGCCCGTGCCGAACGGCTCCTGGGCCACGAACTCACCGCGCAGGGGGCCACCCTCACCTTCGGGCAGGACTATCTCGTTCGCGCTGACCCGGACAAACTCCTGCAGGTTCTCCTCAACCTGATCGAAAACGCCCTCAAATATGGCCCGGCCGGCCAGCCCGTCGAGGTCACCACCGCCGTGCGCGGCACCTGGGTCGAGGTGGCCGTCCTCGACCACGGCGCCCCCATCGGCGACACCGAAACCCTCTTCCAGGCCCACACGCGTGGGCGCACCGCCACCGGCCAGGGCAGCGGCATGGGCCTGTACATCGTCCGCAGCATCGTTCAGGGCTGGGGCGGACAGACCTGGGTGGAACGCCAGGGCGACTGCAACGCCTTCTGTTTCACCCTGCCGGGCGTTGCCGGACTGGGCCGTGAAGCCTGACCCTCAACCTCCCCCCAGCCAGGCCCTGACTTTTTCCTGCCCCCAGGAAGGCACTTTCCACCCAGATTTGACCTCAAGGAGACTACACGACATGCGCGAAGCCCTGGAACAAGACCTCAGAGCCGTTCTGAACGGCGCACTCAACATGCTGGGCACCGTCGAACGCATGCTGCCCGTCGCCGCCGACATCCTGCTGCACGGCCAGCAGGAACGCCTGGGCGAAATCCAGGCCATCGACCGTGAAGTCGACGCCCAGGAAGCCCAGATCGAAGCCGAATGCCTGCGCATCATCGCCCTGTACCAGCCCGTCGCCCGTGACCTGCGCATGGTGGCCCTGATCCTCAAGAGCCTCTCCGACATCGAGCGCATGGGCGACTACGCCGTGCACGTCGCCGAGGACGGCGTGGAACTGGCCCAGGCCCCCGCCCTCAAAAAGTACGTGAACCTCGACCGCATGCTTCAGCGCCTCACCGAAATGAGCCAGAACCTCCGCACCGCCCTGGCCGACCGCGACGTGACCCGCGCCGAGGCTACCGTCGAAATGGACGACGAGGTCGACGCCCTCTACGAGCAGGTGCAGCGTGAACTCGTCACCTACATGCTCGAAGACCCCCGCAACATCAGCAAGGCGCTGACCCTTATGCGCGTGGGCCGCAGCCTCGAGCGCATCG
Proteins encoded in this region:
- a CDS encoding sensor histidine kinase, which codes for MPVTKLPERFDDTWIDALPQAILLTRNGVVTRVNAAAVRLWGVPQERAENRPVLEVVRRHTLETLLERGGEMELEVTGRTLRCTATHDDVVSALIVEDVTDYRRREAELREAAAVLSHEFRTPVTALRGVLEALEYDMPADLAQNFVRQGLMEVERLARLVEDLAVGFRPTRARTLPLAETFARAERLLGHELTAQGATLTFGQDYLVRADPDKLLQVLLNLIENALKYGPAGQPVEVTTAVRGTWVEVAVLDHGAPIGDTETLFQAHTRGRTATGQGSGMGLYIVRSIVQGWGGQTWVERQGDCNAFCFTLPGVAGLGREA
- the phoU gene encoding phosphate signaling complex protein PhoU; this translates as MREALEQDLRAVLNGALNMLGTVERMLPVAADILLHGQQERLGEIQAIDREVDAQEAQIEAECLRIIALYQPVARDLRMVALILKSLSDIERMGDYAVHVAEDGVELAQAPALKKYVNLDRMLQRLTEMSQNLRTALADRDVTRAEATVEMDDEVDALYEQVQRELVTYMLEDPRNISKALTLMRVGRSLERIGDHMENVSERVRYWVTGDRTVLNH